AAACATTATTATGAAAAAAATACTATTAACATTATTATTTATGTTTCAAATTTCTTTCGTAATTGCTAACGAATATCAAGTTTCGTATGTCAATTCCGCCAGAAAAGATTACCTTTCCGAATATGAATTTGAGAGTGAAATTTATTTTGATATTTCTAATCTTAGCAAAATATTTTCAGGAGAAGTAATTTACGATTTTGAAAATCAAACCGCTACCTTAGTCATATTTAACAAAAATTGTATTTTCAATTTCCAAAATAAATGGGTAGATTGCGAGGGGAAAAATTACAATCTGCATGGCGATGTCTTAGTTATGGCTGGGATTTACTTCATCCCAAAATATTTTTTAAACATTCTGTCTAAAAAATTGTTTCCCAAAAAAGTTGCTTTAGAACAGAATAAAATTGTAATCAATCTCTCTTCTGTTAAGGATTATTTAATCAATAAAATCGTGATCGATCCCGGACATGGGGGAAAAGACCCGGGTGCAATCGGCAAAAATTTATATCTCTGCGAAAAGGATGTTGTGCTGAAAATTTCCAAAAAGACAAAAAAATTGCTGGAAAAAAATCTTGATGTGCAAGTATTACTAACCAGAGATTCCGATAAATTTGTTCCACTCTGGGATAGAACGGATTTTGCAAACGAAGAAGGTGCCGATCTTTTTATTAGTATTCACTGCAATGCGAATTTGCGTAGCAAAGCAAATGGGACGGAAGTTTATTATTTATCCACCGCTCAAAGTGACGAGGAACGAGCTGTGGAAGCTATGGAAAATAAGGCAATAAAATTTGAAGATCCGGGAAGCGTGGAACGCTATAGCGAACTTGATTTTATTTTATACGATATGCGCCAGAATGAGCATCTTTTTGAGAGTGCGGACCTTTCGGAAATCTGCCAAAAAAATATTGTAAGCAGATTAGAAACCAGAGACAGAGGGGTAAAGCAAGCAAATTTTTATGTTTTACGGCGAGCATTCATGCCGGCAATTTTGATCGAGGTTGCTTTTTTGTCCAATAAATGGGAAGAGAGAAAACTGAAATCTAACAATTTTCTTGATCGAGCTGCCCAATCCATTTATGAAAGTATAGTTCAATTTAAAAAAAAATATGATAAGATGTAAATGAATTCGGATTCAAATTCAGGGATTTGTACTTTTAACAATTCTTGATCCTATCAGCCGAATTTCAAATCAAACAAACTCAATTGTCAAATTTAATATTCCTCTTTTTTTTGTTGGAATTTTTTTATTACTTCCATAGCAAGATTTTTTGGGAGAAAAGAATATTCCTTAAAACTCAAGTTAAATTCAGCCTTCCCTTGTGATGAAGAACGAAATTTCTTTGTAATTCCAA
Above is a genomic segment from Candidatus Cloacimonadota bacterium containing:
- a CDS encoding N-acetylmuramoyl-L-alanine amidase, which codes for MLQIFRTSGAILLHSLVPEPSPFSRSQSLTTLSFQSASWRMGMSHIWYYLIKFCDFSHNVIDTITPKKNILKNFQSNIIMKKILLTLLFMFQISFVIANEYQVSYVNSARKDYLSEYEFESEIYFDISNLSKIFSGEVIYDFENQTATLVIFNKNCIFNFQNKWVDCEGKNYNLHGDVLVMAGIYFIPKYFLNILSKKLFPKKVALEQNKIVINLSSVKDYLINKIVIDPGHGGKDPGAIGKNLYLCEKDVVLKISKKTKKLLEKNLDVQVLLTRDSDKFVPLWDRTDFANEEGADLFISIHCNANLRSKANGTEVYYLSTAQSDEERAVEAMENKAIKFEDPGSVERYSELDFILYDMRQNEHLFESADLSEICQKNIVSRLETRDRGVKQANFYVLRRAFMPAILIEVAFLSNKWEERKLKSNNFLDRAAQSIYESIVQFKKKYDKM